From one Solanum stenotomum isolate F172 chromosome 12, ASM1918654v1, whole genome shotgun sequence genomic stretch:
- the LOC125847534 gene encoding probable polyol transporter 6 isoform X3, translating to MEKGEGPSLKKINKYACACSIVASMISIIFGYDTGVMSGAMIFVKKEFHISDVKTEVLAGILNLCALIGSLSAGRTSDYVGRRYTIVIASILFFLGSVVMGYGPNYTILLLGRCIAGVGVGFALMIAPVYSAEVSSPSTRGFLSSLPEIGISTGILLGYLSNYVFAGLPLRIGWRIMLGLAAIPSVFLAIGILRMPESPRWLIMKGRLREGKEIMHKVSNSPEEAEFRLREVKRNLGMDENCDDDVVKISNSVKKQDEGVWKELLLKPTKSLQRILLAGIGIHFFEHATGIEAVILYSHRIFAKAGVHDHKHQILATCGVGLTKFSFIVLSTILIDRVGRRKLVLTSVSGMVLALTGLGTFLTLAEQSGGKLVWTLVLSIITTYSYVAFFNVGLAPVTWVYTAEIFPLRYRGLGVGIGVAVNRLMNATVSMTFLSMMSAMTIAGVFFMFAGISVIALIFFYFFLPETKGKSLEEMEALFTKSKDSKNVRKEVEIGNH from the exons ATGGAGAAGGGTGAAGGACCAAGTTTAAAAAAGATTAACAAATATGCTTGTGCTTGTTCCATTGTTGCTTCCATGATATCTATCATCTTTGGCTATG ATACCGGAGTGATGAGTGGAGCAatgatttttgtgaaaaaagAATTTCATATCAGTGATGTGAAAACAGAAGTTCTAGCAGGGATACTTAATTTATGTGCTTTAATTGGGTCACTCAGTGCTGGAAGAACCTCTGATTATGTTGGCCGACGTTACACTATAGTTATAGCTTcgatacttttctttttaggatCCGTTGTAATGGGATACGGTCCAAATTACACGATTCTATTGTTAGGCCGATGTATTGCCGGAGTTGGTGTTGGTTTTGCACTTATGATTGCACCAGTTTATTCAGCAGAAGTTTCATCTCCATCGACTCGTGGATTTCTGTCATCTCTTCCAGAAATTGGAATTAGCACGGGTATTTTGCTTGGTTATTTGTCTAATTATGTTTTTGCTGGATTGCCTCTGAGAATTGGTTGGAGAATTATGTTAGGCCTTGCTGCAATCCCTTCAGTTTTTTTGGCGATTGGCATTCTCAGAATGCCAGAGTCTCCTAGATGGTTGATAATGAAAGGCCGTCTAAGAGAAGGCAAGGAAATAATGCACAAAGTTTCAAATTCTCCTGAAGAAGCTGAATTCCGATTAAGGGAGGTTAAAAGAAATTTAGGCATGGATGAAAATTGTGATGATGATGTTGTCAAGATTTCAAATTCAGTAAAGAAACAAGACGAAGGTGTTTGGAAAGAATTGCTTCTAAAACCAACAAAATCACTTCAAAGGATTTTACTTGCTGGTATAGGAATTCATTTCTTTGAACATGCAACTGGAATTGAAGCTGTGATATTATATAGTCACAGAATATTTGCGAAAGCAGGGGTACATGACCATAAACACCAAATTCTTGCGACATGTGGTGTTGGATTAACTAAGTTCTCATTCATAGTGTTGTCGACTATCTTGATTGACAGAGTTGGTAGGAGAAAGCTAGTGTTAACGAGTGTAAGTGGGATGGTTTTGGCATTAACTGGACTTGGGACTTTCTTGACTTTGGCAGAGCAATCTGGTGGCAAACTTGTATGGACTTTGGTCCTTAGCATAATTACAACTTATTCATATGTGGCATTTTTCAATGTTGGGCTTGCGCCTGTTACTTGGGTATATACTGCTGAGATTTTTCCTCTTAGGTATAGGGGTTTAGGAGTCGGAATTGGTGTTGCAGTTAACAGGTTGATGAATGCAACAGTTTCTATGACATTTTTGTCAATGATGTCAGCAATGACAATTGCAGGTGTTTTCTTCATGTTTGCTGGGATATCAGTCATCGCTTTgatctttttctactttttcttgCCTGAGACTAAAGGAAAGTCTTTGGAAGAAATGGAAGCTCTTTTCACTAAAAGCAAAGATTCTAAAAATGTTAGAAAAGAGGTGGAGATTGGAAATCATTGA